A genomic stretch from Azospirillum lipoferum 4B includes:
- a CDS encoding TRAP transporter substrate-binding protein: MKRRAFLSSAGVGLAAAGTVGTIAAPAIAQSSQPEIKWRMASSYPKSLDTIYGAAEFIARRVSDATDGKFQIRPFAAGEIVPALQVLDAVQNGTVECGQSAAYFYVGKDPTFCFDTAMPFGLNTRQHIAWMMHGGGLELMREVFKDYNIHHIPAGNTGAQMGGWFRKEIKSLEDLKGLKMRIGGLVGQILTPFGLVPQQLGGGDIYPALERGTIDAAEFVGPHDDEKLGFYKVAKYYYYPGWWEGSAQIPLMFNMQAWESLPKSYQTILEQACWEANTWMIAKYDTLNAAALKRLVAGGAVLRPFPRDMMQACEKAAFEFYDKLAAGNPRFKKVYDGWKPFLEQERLWFRVAENGFDSFVYSQAAQQR; this comes from the coding sequence ATGAAACGGCGTGCGTTCCTTTCCAGCGCCGGTGTCGGCCTTGCCGCCGCCGGAACCGTCGGGACCATTGCGGCCCCGGCCATCGCCCAGAGCTCCCAGCCGGAGATCAAGTGGCGCATGGCGTCGAGCTATCCCAAGAGCCTCGACACCATCTATGGCGCGGCGGAGTTCATCGCCCGGCGCGTGTCCGACGCCACCGACGGCAAGTTCCAGATCCGCCCCTTCGCCGCCGGCGAGATCGTTCCGGCGCTGCAGGTGCTGGACGCGGTGCAGAACGGCACCGTCGAGTGCGGCCAGTCGGCGGCCTATTTCTATGTCGGCAAGGATCCGACCTTCTGCTTCGACACCGCCATGCCCTTCGGCCTGAACACGCGCCAGCACATCGCCTGGATGATGCATGGCGGCGGGCTGGAGCTGATGCGGGAGGTGTTCAAGGATTACAACATCCACCACATCCCCGCCGGCAACACCGGCGCCCAGATGGGCGGCTGGTTCCGCAAGGAGATCAAGAGCCTGGAGGATCTGAAGGGGCTGAAGATGCGCATCGGCGGTCTGGTCGGCCAGATCCTGACGCCCTTCGGTCTGGTCCCGCAGCAGCTCGGCGGCGGCGACATCTATCCGGCGCTGGAACGCGGCACCATCGACGCGGCGGAGTTCGTCGGCCCCCACGACGACGAGAAGCTGGGATTCTACAAGGTCGCCAAATACTACTACTACCCCGGCTGGTGGGAGGGCTCGGCGCAGATCCCGCTGATGTTCAACATGCAGGCCTGGGAATCGCTGCCGAAATCCTACCAGACCATCCTGGAGCAGGCCTGCTGGGAGGCCAACACCTGGATGATCGCCAAGTACGACACGCTGAACGCCGCCGCGCTGAAGCGGCTGGTCGCCGGCGGCGCCGTGCTGCGGCCCTTCCCGCGCGACATGATGCAGGCCTGCGAGAAGGCGGCGTTCGAATTCTACGACAAGCTCGCCGCCGGCAACCCGCGCTTCAAGAAGGTCTATGACGGCTGGAAGCCCTTCCTGGAGCAGGAGCGGCTGTGGTTCCGGGTGGCCGAGAACGGCTTCGACAGCTTCGTCTACTCCCAGGCCGCCCAGCAGCGCTGA
- a CDS encoding NAD-dependent succinate-semialdehyde dehydrogenase: MLSLNDQGLLRTKGYVNGAWRAAESGKSFPVTNPATGAVIADVSDMGAAETREAIDAANAALPAWKAKTAKERAAILRRWYDLILAAQEDLAQLMTAEQGKPLTESRGEVVYGASFIEWFAEEGKRAYGDVIPTFAGNKRIVVLKEAIGVVAAITPWNFPNAMITRKVAPALAAGCTVVVKPAEDTPLSALALAELAERAGFPAGVFNIVMGSDPAAIGTELTHSPIVRKVSFTGSTEVGKLLMRQAASTVKKVSLELGGNAPFIVFDDADLDEAVKGAMASKYRNAGQTCVCANRLLVQAGVYDAFAAKLAEAVKALKVGNGAEAGVTQGPLINADAIAKVEELMGDALEKGAKVALGGKRHELGGTFFEPTILTGITTEMRVAREEIFGPVAPLFKFETEEDAIRMANDTEFGLAAYFYSRDIGRVWRVAEKLEYGMVGINEGIISTEVAPFGGVKESGIGREGSKYGLDDFMEVKYLCVGLGA, translated from the coding sequence ATGCTGTCGTTGAACGACCAGGGCCTTCTCCGAACCAAGGGCTACGTGAATGGTGCGTGGCGTGCGGCCGAGTCCGGGAAGAGCTTCCCGGTCACCAACCCCGCCACCGGCGCCGTCATCGCGGACGTGTCCGACATGGGCGCCGCCGAGACGCGCGAGGCGATCGACGCCGCCAACGCCGCCCTGCCGGCCTGGAAGGCCAAGACTGCCAAGGAGCGCGCGGCCATCCTGCGCCGCTGGTACGACCTGATCCTGGCGGCGCAGGAGGATCTGGCCCAGCTGATGACCGCCGAGCAGGGCAAGCCCCTGACCGAATCGCGGGGCGAGGTGGTCTATGGCGCCTCCTTCATCGAGTGGTTCGCGGAGGAGGGCAAGCGCGCCTACGGCGACGTCATCCCGACCTTCGCCGGCAACAAGCGCATCGTCGTCCTGAAGGAGGCCATCGGCGTCGTCGCGGCGATCACGCCGTGGAACTTCCCGAATGCCATGATCACCCGCAAGGTGGCCCCGGCGCTGGCCGCCGGCTGCACCGTGGTGGTCAAGCCGGCCGAGGACACGCCGCTGTCCGCCCTGGCGCTGGCCGAACTGGCGGAGCGTGCCGGTTTCCCCGCCGGTGTCTTCAACATCGTGATGGGCAGCGATCCGGCCGCCATCGGCACCGAGCTGACCCACAGCCCGATCGTCCGCAAGGTCAGCTTCACCGGCTCGACCGAGGTCGGCAAGCTGCTGATGCGGCAGGCCGCCAGCACGGTCAAGAAGGTGTCGCTGGAGCTGGGCGGCAACGCCCCCTTCATCGTCTTCGACGACGCCGACCTGGACGAGGCGGTCAAGGGCGCCATGGCGTCCAAGTACCGCAACGCCGGCCAGACCTGCGTCTGCGCCAACCGCCTGCTGGTCCAGGCCGGCGTCTATGACGCCTTCGCCGCCAAGCTGGCCGAGGCCGTCAAGGCGCTGAAGGTCGGCAACGGTGCGGAGGCCGGCGTCACCCAGGGTCCGCTGATCAATGCCGATGCCATCGCCAAGGTCGAGGAGCTGATGGGCGACGCGCTGGAGAAGGGCGCCAAGGTCGCGCTCGGCGGCAAGCGCCACGAACTGGGCGGCACCTTCTTCGAGCCGACGATCCTGACCGGCATCACCACCGAGATGCGCGTCGCCCGCGAGGAGATCTTCGGCCCGGTCGCCCCGCTGTTCAAGTTCGAGACGGAAGAGGACGCCATCCGCATGGCGAACGACACCGAATTCGGGCTTGCCGCCTACTTCTACAGCCGCGACATCGGCCGCGTCTGGCGCGTGGCGGAAAAGCTGGAATACGGCATGGTCGGCATCAACGAAGGCATCATCTCGACCGAGGTGGCCCCCTTCGGCGGCGTCAAGGAGTCCGGCATCGGCCGCGAAGGCTCCAAGTACGGCCTCGATGATTTCATGGAAGTCAAATATCTCTGCGTCGGCCTCGGCGCCTGA
- a CDS encoding zinc-binding metallopeptidase family protein — protein sequence MKLFECQNCRQPLYFENTLCERCGYRLGYLPDVGTLSAIDPTDHDGVWSALATSEPLYKFCANAELDACNWMLPADSSDTHCAACRHNRTIPDLSDTANLTLWRKLELAKHHLFYTLTNLTLPLQTRIENPEEGLAFDFLSDTVAADGTVTPVLTGHANGLITINVAEADDAEREKRRTDMGEPYRTLLGHFRHEIGHYVWDRQVRDDPALLKRFRALFGDERQDYGEALKRHYANGAPANWQANFVSSYATAHPWEDFAETWAHYLHIVDTLETARAFGLRIRPRISEGAELESEIDFNPHKARHIEDLIDPWLPLTYAVNSLNRSMGQPDLYPFILSASVIEKLGFMNGMVRGL from the coding sequence ATGAAACTGTTCGAATGCCAGAACTGCCGCCAGCCGCTCTATTTCGAGAACACGCTGTGCGAGCGTTGCGGCTACCGGCTTGGCTATCTGCCGGATGTGGGCACGCTGTCGGCCATCGACCCGACCGACCATGACGGGGTGTGGAGCGCGCTCGCCACCAGCGAACCGCTCTACAAATTCTGTGCGAACGCCGAATTGGACGCCTGCAACTGGATGCTGCCGGCCGACTCATCCGACACCCATTGCGCCGCCTGCCGGCACAACCGCACCATCCCCGACCTGTCCGACACCGCCAACCTGACGCTCTGGCGCAAGCTGGAACTGGCCAAGCACCACCTGTTCTACACGCTGACCAACCTGACTCTGCCGCTGCAGACCCGGATCGAAAATCCGGAGGAAGGGCTGGCCTTCGATTTCCTGTCCGACACCGTCGCCGCCGACGGCACGGTGACGCCGGTGCTGACCGGCCACGCCAACGGCCTGATCACCATCAACGTCGCCGAGGCCGACGACGCCGAACGCGAGAAGCGGCGCACCGATATGGGCGAGCCCTACCGCACGCTGCTCGGCCATTTCCGGCACGAGATCGGCCATTATGTCTGGGACCGGCAGGTGCGCGACGACCCGGCCCTGCTGAAACGCTTCCGCGCCCTGTTCGGCGACGAGCGCCAGGATTACGGCGAGGCGCTGAAACGCCACTACGCCAACGGCGCGCCGGCCAATTGGCAGGCGAATTTCGTCAGCTCCTACGCCACCGCCCACCCGTGGGAGGATTTCGCCGAGACCTGGGCGCATTACCTCCACATCGTCGACACGCTGGAGACCGCCCGTGCCTTCGGCCTGCGGATCCGCCCGCGCATCAGCGAAGGGGCAGAGCTCGAATCGGAGATCGACTTCAACCCCCACAAGGCCCGGCACATCGAGGATCTGATCGACCCCTGGCTGCCCTTGACCTATGCGGTAAACAGCCTGAACCGCAGCATGGGTCAGCCGGATCTCTACCCCTTCATCCTGTCGGCATCGGTGATCGAGAAGCTGGGATTCATGAACGGGATGGTGCGGGGGCTGTAG
- a CDS encoding cupin domain-containing protein, whose product MEFDVGARLKQIREQHGLSQRALAQRAGVTNGTISLIEQNRSSPSVSSLRKVLQGIPMTLAEFFSSDDLPPPEQIFFKGDELIELAGELKGTVGQVSFRQVGDLRSRNLQILHERYAPGADTGRTMLQHESEEGGIVIKGQIELTVGDRKQLLGPGDAYFFDSRVPHRFRNIGEVECELISACTPPYL is encoded by the coding sequence ATGGAATTCGATGTCGGCGCCAGGTTGAAGCAGATCCGCGAGCAGCATGGGCTGTCCCAGCGGGCGCTCGCCCAGCGAGCCGGAGTGACCAACGGCACGATCTCTCTGATCGAGCAGAATCGCAGCAGCCCATCCGTTTCGTCATTGCGCAAGGTGCTTCAGGGCATCCCGATGACTCTTGCCGAATTCTTTTCCTCCGACGATTTGCCGCCGCCCGAGCAGATCTTCTTCAAGGGCGACGAGCTGATCGAACTGGCCGGCGAGCTGAAGGGCACCGTCGGCCAGGTTTCCTTCCGGCAGGTGGGCGACCTGCGCAGCCGCAACCTGCAAATCCTGCACGAACGCTACGCCCCCGGCGCCGACACAGGCCGCACCATGCTTCAGCATGAATCCGAAGAGGGCGGCATCGTCATCAAGGGCCAGATCGAGCTGACGGTGGGCGACCGCAAACAGCTGCTCGGCCCCGGCGACGCCTATTTCTTCGACAGCCGCGTGCCCCATCGGTTCCGCAACATCGGCGAGGTGGAATGCGAGCTGATCAGCGCCTGCACGCCGCCGTATTTGTGA
- a CDS encoding ABC transporter permease: MTAAFVAGADVPLKRRLKRAERARQYRALGLVLPLLAFLLFTFVVPIAGMIWKSVDDWEVPQVMPQTVAALERWNGQGLPDEAAYAALAADIRTAREAGTLAVAAKRLNYVVNGFRTTLLSTGRKLKEQPAPGTAKATLIEIAPAWGERESWAAIKSASGPVTSYYLLAAVDLTRNPDGDIVHAPADQSIYRDVFLRTFEIGFGVTVLCLILGFPVAYMLANLPTGRSNLLMIFVLLPFWTSLLVRTCAWIVILQSEGIVNGSLQWLGIIEEPMRLIYNRFGVYMAMTHVLLPFMILPLYSVMRGISPAYMRAAASLGAPPVTAFLRIYLPQTIPGIGAGCLLVFILAIGYYITPALVGGAADQMISSFIAFYTTETVNWGLASALGAVLLLSTLVLAVLYGKLALGRQTTGGLKN; this comes from the coding sequence ATGACAGCCGCCTTCGTTGCCGGCGCCGACGTGCCGTTGAAGCGTCGATTGAAACGGGCCGAGCGCGCCCGGCAGTACCGTGCGCTGGGTCTGGTGCTGCCGCTGCTGGCCTTCCTGCTGTTCACCTTCGTCGTGCCGATCGCCGGCATGATCTGGAAGTCGGTGGACGACTGGGAAGTGCCGCAGGTGATGCCGCAGACCGTGGCGGCGCTGGAGCGCTGGAACGGCCAGGGCCTGCCCGACGAGGCCGCCTATGCCGCGCTCGCCGCCGACATCCGCACCGCGCGCGAGGCCGGAACGCTGGCCGTCGCCGCCAAGCGGCTGAACTATGTCGTCAACGGCTTCCGCACCACGCTGCTGTCGACCGGCCGCAAGCTGAAGGAGCAGCCCGCTCCCGGCACCGCGAAGGCGACGCTGATCGAGATCGCGCCGGCCTGGGGCGAGCGCGAGAGCTGGGCGGCGATCAAGAGCGCCAGCGGTCCGGTCACCAGCTATTACCTGCTGGCGGCGGTCGACCTGACGCGCAACCCGGACGGCGACATCGTCCATGCCCCGGCGGACCAGTCGATCTACCGCGACGTCTTCCTGCGCACCTTCGAGATCGGCTTCGGCGTCACCGTGCTCTGCCTGATCCTGGGCTTCCCGGTTGCCTACATGCTGGCGAATCTGCCGACCGGCCGCTCGAACCTGCTGATGATCTTCGTGCTGCTGCCCTTCTGGACCTCGCTGCTGGTGCGCACCTGCGCCTGGATCGTGATCCTGCAGAGCGAGGGCATCGTCAACGGCTCCCTGCAATGGCTGGGCATCATCGAAGAGCCGATGCGGCTGATCTACAACCGCTTCGGCGTCTACATGGCGATGACCCATGTGCTGCTGCCCTTCATGATCCTGCCGCTCTACAGCGTCATGCGCGGCATCTCGCCGGCCTATATGCGGGCCGCCGCCTCGCTGGGCGCGCCGCCGGTCACCGCCTTCCTGCGCATCTACCTGCCGCAGACCATTCCGGGCATCGGCGCCGGCTGCCTGCTCGTCTTCATCCTGGCCATCGGCTACTACATCACGCCGGCGCTGGTCGGCGGTGCTGCGGACCAGATGATTTCGTCCTTCATCGCCTTCTACACCACGGAAACGGTCAACTGGGGCCTCGCCTCGGCGCTGGGCGCGGTTCTGCTGCTGTCCACGCTGGTGCTGGCGGTGCTCTACGGCAAGCTGGCGCTCGGCCGCCAGACGACGGGAGGTCTGAAGAATTGA
- a CDS encoding ABC transporter permease encodes MSANHSPQTASQRIAWITTVVTGTLVLFFLMAPILAIVPLSFSSSTYLTYPLPGLSLRWYEDFINSARWIHALKNSMIIGVASAMLSMVLGTLASLGLAQWKSRWKPLVLAVVLSPMVVPVVITAVGVYFFFAPLGLTGNYLGLILVHTALATPFVVITVSATLQSFDMTLARAAASLGAPPLLTFRKVILPLILPGLASGALFAFATSFDEVVTVLLLAGPEQRTLPREMFSGIRENISPTITAVAVVLTVISVCMLSTLEYLRRRNERLKGNAG; translated from the coding sequence TTGAGCGCGAACCATTCCCCCCAGACCGCCAGCCAGCGCATCGCCTGGATCACGACGGTCGTCACCGGCACGCTGGTTCTGTTCTTCCTGATGGCGCCGATCCTGGCCATCGTCCCGCTGTCCTTCAGCTCCAGCACCTATCTGACCTATCCGCTGCCCGGCCTGTCGCTGCGCTGGTACGAGGACTTCATCAATTCGGCGCGCTGGATCCATGCGTTGAAGAACAGCATGATCATCGGCGTGGCCTCCGCCATGCTGTCGATGGTGCTGGGCACGCTGGCCTCGCTGGGGCTGGCGCAGTGGAAGAGCAGGTGGAAGCCGCTGGTGCTGGCCGTCGTGCTGTCGCCGATGGTGGTCCCGGTCGTCATCACTGCGGTCGGCGTCTATTTCTTCTTCGCGCCACTCGGCCTGACCGGCAATTATCTGGGCCTGATCCTGGTCCACACCGCGCTGGCGACACCCTTCGTCGTCATCACCGTGTCGGCGACGCTGCAGAGCTTCGACATGACGCTGGCCCGTGCCGCCGCCTCGCTGGGCGCGCCGCCGCTGCTGACCTTCCGCAAGGTGATCCTGCCGCTGATCCTGCCGGGTCTGGCGTCGGGCGCGCTCTTCGCCTTCGCCACCAGCTTCGACGAGGTGGTGACGGTGCTGTTGCTCGCCGGGCCGGAGCAGCGCACGCTGCCGCGTGAGATGTTCAGCGGCATCCGCGAAAACATCAGCCCCACCATCACGGCTGTGGCGGTGGTGCTGACGGTGATCTCGGTCTGCATGCTGTCGACGCTTGAATACCTGCGCCGGCGCAACGAGCGGCTGAAGGGGAATGCGGGGTAG
- a CDS encoding ABC transporter ATP-binding protein has product MDGGMIATTDTLVRFTGVQKTYDGEHLVVKSLDLDIRKGEFLTLLGPSGSGKTTTLMMLAGFEVPTHGDIFIGDRPIKNVPPHKRDIGMVFQNYALFPHLTIEENVAFPLSVRGVSKAETKERVAAALDMIKLGNLASRRPGQLSGGQQQRVALARALVFNPALVLMDEPLGALDKRLREHMQLEIKRLHETMGLTVVYVTHDQGEALTMSDRIAVFNDGIVQQIDRPDALYERPVNSFVANFIGENNVLNGVVENIEQGWARVALDAGGSVVAQAVNVSGAGSRSSLSIRPERVAIETGDSGDATTNRLPATLTDLIYVGDHTLAILSTPANPEFMVKLPAGSYAGLAPGQDVYIAFRPEDCRALDPV; this is encoded by the coding sequence ATGGACGGCGGGATGATCGCGACGACAGATACCCTGGTGCGCTTCACCGGGGTGCAGAAGACCTACGATGGCGAGCATCTGGTGGTGAAAAGCCTCGATCTCGACATCCGCAAGGGCGAATTCCTGACGCTGCTGGGGCCGTCGGGGTCGGGCAAGACCACCACGCTGATGATGCTGGCCGGGTTCGAGGTGCCGACCCATGGCGACATCTTCATCGGCGACCGGCCGATCAAGAACGTGCCGCCGCACAAGCGCGACATCGGCATGGTCTTCCAGAACTACGCCCTGTTCCCCCACCTGACGATCGAGGAAAACGTCGCCTTCCCGCTGTCGGTGCGCGGTGTTTCCAAGGCGGAAACCAAGGAACGCGTGGCCGCCGCGCTCGACATGATCAAGCTCGGCAACCTGGCGTCGCGCCGTCCCGGCCAGCTGTCCGGCGGCCAGCAGCAGCGCGTGGCACTGGCCCGCGCCCTGGTGTTCAACCCCGCCCTGGTGCTGATGGACGAACCGCTGGGCGCGCTCGACAAGCGCCTGCGCGAACATATGCAGCTGGAGATCAAGCGCCTGCACGAGACGATGGGCCTGACCGTCGTCTACGTCACCCACGACCAGGGGGAAGCGCTGACGATGTCCGACCGAATCGCGGTGTTCAACGACGGCATCGTCCAGCAGATCGACCGCCCGGATGCGCTGTATGAGCGGCCGGTGAACAGCTTCGTCGCCAACTTCATCGGCGAGAACAATGTTCTGAACGGCGTTGTTGAAAATATCGAACAGGGTTGGGCTCGGGTCGCGCTGGATGCCGGCGGCTCGGTGGTGGCGCAGGCGGTCAATGTCAGCGGCGCCGGCAGCCGCAGCTCGCTGTCCATCCGTCCGGAGCGCGTGGCGATCGAGACCGGCGACAGCGGCGACGCGACCACCAACCGCCTGCCGGCCACGCTGACCGACCTGATCTATGTCGGCGACCACACGCTGGCGATTCTGTCCACGCCCGCCAACCCGGAATTCATGGTCAAGCTGCCGGCCGGCTCCTATGCCGGTCTGGCGCCCGGCCAGGACGTCTACATCGCTTTCCGCCCGGAGGACTGCCGGGCGCTCGATCCGGTCTGA
- a CDS encoding ABC transporter substrate-binding protein gives MSKIKVALGFAATFTALTALASAASARDLTVVSWGGAYQDVQKKVYFEPFKATGTPMNDESWDGGVGVLRAKVQGGASTWDVVQVESEELALGCDEGLYEKLNYSKIGGEDAYLPSTVNACGVGAIVYDFVLGYDKDKLKDAPKSWADFFDTKKYPGKRGLRQGAKTTLEIALMADGVAPADVYKVLGTDAGVERAFKKLDTIKSDIVWWKAGAQPPQLLASGEVAMTSVYNGRIDAANKKENKNFGMVWNGALYTIDSWVILKGSPNQEAAYKFLNFVGKAENQAKLSEGIAYGTSNKKAPSLLSKAVLTDLPTSPDNMKNAVEINTDFWLENIDRLTERFNKWAAK, from the coding sequence ATGTCGAAGATTAAGGTGGCTCTCGGTTTCGCTGCGACCTTCACCGCCCTCACGGCTTTGGCTTCGGCCGCCAGCGCCCGCGACCTGACCGTCGTGTCGTGGGGCGGCGCCTATCAGGATGTCCAGAAGAAGGTCTATTTCGAGCCGTTCAAGGCCACCGGCACGCCGATGAACGACGAATCCTGGGACGGCGGCGTCGGCGTCCTGCGCGCCAAGGTCCAGGGCGGCGCCTCCACCTGGGACGTGGTGCAGGTCGAGAGCGAGGAGCTGGCTCTGGGCTGCGACGAAGGCCTGTACGAGAAGCTGAACTACTCCAAGATCGGCGGCGAGGACGCTTACCTGCCGTCCACCGTCAACGCCTGCGGCGTCGGCGCCATCGTCTATGACTTCGTGCTGGGCTACGACAAGGACAAGCTGAAGGACGCGCCGAAGAGCTGGGCCGATTTCTTCGACACCAAGAAGTATCCGGGCAAGCGCGGCCTGCGCCAGGGTGCCAAGACCACGCTGGAGATCGCGCTGATGGCCGACGGCGTGGCGCCGGCCGACGTCTACAAGGTTCTGGGCACCGATGCCGGTGTCGAGCGCGCCTTCAAGAAGCTCGACACCATCAAGAGCGACATCGTCTGGTGGAAGGCCGGCGCCCAGCCGCCGCAGCTGCTGGCGTCGGGCGAAGTCGCGATGACCTCGGTCTACAACGGCCGCATCGACGCCGCCAACAAGAAGGAAAACAAGAACTTCGGCATGGTGTGGAACGGCGCGCTCTACACCATCGACAGCTGGGTGATCCTGAAGGGCAGCCCGAATCAGGAGGCCGCCTACAAGTTCCTGAACTTCGTCGGCAAGGCGGAGAACCAGGCCAAGCTGTCCGAAGGCATCGCCTATGGCACGTCGAACAAGAAGGCCCCGTCGCTGCTGTCGAAGGCGGTCCTGACCGACCTGCCGACCTCGCCCGACAACATGAAGAACGCGGTGGAGATCAACACCGACTTCTGGCTGGAGAACATCGACCGCCTGACCGAACGCTTCAACAAGTGGGCGGCGAAGTAA